The Kitasatospora setae KM-6054 genome contains a region encoding:
- the thiD gene encoding bifunctional hydroxymethylpyrimidine kinase/phosphomethylpyrimidine kinase, with amino-acid sequence MSTETAAPPRVLTVAGSDSGGGAGIQADLKAMLALGVHGMSVITAVTAQNSLGVQGYWELPAEAVRAQYRSVVDDIGVQAVKTGMLASIELVETVADLLADAPAPVVVDPVGVSKHGDALLAANAVATLRGRLLPVATLATPNLHEVTQLTGITVTGERDMLDAAKALRDLGPDWALIKGGHLDGEAADLLLGPDGQTHWYRAPRHDNRHTHGTGCTLASAVAAQLAKGDPVPQAVARAKAYVTGAIAHGFALGAGIGPVDHFWQARD; translated from the coding sequence TGAGCACCGAAACCGCCGCCCCGCCCCGAGTCCTCACCGTCGCCGGCTCCGACAGCGGCGGCGGTGCGGGCATCCAGGCCGACCTCAAGGCGATGCTGGCCCTCGGCGTGCACGGCATGAGCGTCATCACCGCCGTCACCGCGCAGAACTCGCTCGGCGTCCAGGGCTACTGGGAACTGCCCGCCGAGGCCGTCCGCGCCCAGTACCGCAGCGTCGTCGACGACATCGGCGTGCAGGCCGTCAAGACCGGCATGCTCGCCTCGATCGAACTCGTCGAGACCGTCGCCGACCTGCTCGCCGACGCCCCCGCCCCGGTCGTCGTCGACCCGGTCGGCGTCTCCAAGCACGGCGACGCGCTGCTCGCCGCGAACGCCGTCGCCACCCTCCGCGGCCGGCTGCTGCCGGTCGCCACCCTGGCCACCCCCAACCTGCACGAGGTCACCCAGCTCACCGGGATCACCGTCACCGGCGAGCGCGACATGCTCGACGCCGCCAAGGCGCTGCGCGACCTCGGCCCCGACTGGGCCCTGATCAAGGGCGGCCACCTCGACGGCGAGGCCGCCGACCTGCTGCTCGGCCCCGACGGGCAGACCCACTGGTACCGGGCGCCCCGCCACGACAACCGGCACACCCACGGCACCGGCTGCACCCTCGCCAGCGCCGTCGCCGCCCAGCTCGCCAAGGGCGACCCGGTGCCGCAGGCCGTCGCCCGCGCCAAGGCGTACGTCACCGGCGCCATCGCGCACGGCTTCGCGCTCGGCGCCGGCATCGGCCCGGTGGACCACTTCTGGCAGGCCAGGGACTGA
- the rpmB gene encoding 50S ribosomal protein L28: MAANCDVCGKGPGFGNSISHSHRRTPRRWNPNIQTVRAVIGRTPKRLNVCTSCIKAGKVSR, from the coding sequence GTGGCTGCCAACTGTGACGTCTGCGGCAAGGGCCCGGGCTTCGGCAACAGCATCTCCCACTCGCACCGCCGCACCCCCCGTCGTTGGAACCCCAACATTCAGACGGTGCGCGCTGTGATCGGGCGGACGCCGAAGCGGCTCAACGTCTGCACCTCGTGCATCAAGGCCGGTAAGGTCTCGCGCTGA
- a CDS encoding DAK2 domain-containing protein, protein MLDTLDAPAVRTWCRLALAALGQAREEIDALNVYPVPDGDTGTNLYLTVESAAEALDAVFAAAEAPELAAATTAAARGALIGARGNSGVILAQWLRGLAEVLAAGGELAAALDHGARSAYLAVAEPVEGTLLTVAAAAAAAATGADGLTGQAQEAYRAARQALLRTPDQLSVLAEAGVVDAGGRGLVAVLGALVDAVSGQQPMGPVALRREVDPPVPDGCERQERPPGPGHPAFEVIYLLEAEDGQLPRLRERLGRLGDSLVIGGGDGLWNVHVHVDDAGAAVEAGVEAGRPYRIRVTHFAEAAARSGEREETVSHGRAVLSVVTGSGLAQLCGQAGSVVLEADPDRPPVSAELVAAVHRCGAREVVLLLNDPELRPAAGAAADQLREEGVRIAVLPTRSPVQGLAALAVHDAGRRFDEDVVAMTSAAGATRYAELAVAEGESWTMAGVCQAGDVLGLIDGDVAVIGTDLTETALTVLDRMIAASGELVTLVLGEEAPAGLADRLIAHARRTRPEVDTVAYRGGQEAAPLLIGVE, encoded by the coding sequence GTGCTGGACACCCTCGACGCCCCGGCCGTCCGCACCTGGTGCCGGCTCGCGCTGGCCGCCCTCGGCCAGGCCCGCGAGGAGATCGACGCGCTGAACGTGTACCCGGTTCCGGACGGGGACACCGGGACGAACCTCTACCTGACCGTCGAGTCCGCCGCCGAGGCGCTGGACGCGGTGTTCGCCGCCGCCGAGGCGCCCGAACTGGCCGCCGCCACCACCGCCGCCGCCCGCGGGGCGCTGATCGGGGCGCGCGGCAACTCCGGCGTGATCCTCGCCCAGTGGCTGCGCGGCCTGGCCGAGGTGCTGGCGGCCGGCGGCGAACTGGCCGCCGCGCTCGACCACGGCGCCCGCTCGGCCTACCTCGCGGTCGCCGAACCGGTGGAGGGCACCCTGCTGACGGTCGCCGCCGCCGCCGCGGCCGCCGCCACCGGCGCCGACGGGCTGACCGGACAGGCCCAGGAGGCGTACCGGGCGGCCCGGCAGGCCCTGCTGCGCACCCCCGACCAGCTCTCCGTGCTGGCCGAGGCCGGGGTGGTGGACGCGGGCGGCCGCGGCCTGGTCGCGGTGCTGGGCGCGCTGGTCGACGCCGTCTCCGGACAGCAGCCGATGGGCCCGGTCGCGCTGCGCCGCGAGGTCGACCCGCCGGTGCCGGACGGCTGCGAGCGCCAGGAGCGCCCGCCCGGCCCCGGCCACCCCGCGTTCGAGGTGATCTACCTGCTGGAGGCCGAGGACGGGCAGCTGCCCCGGCTGCGCGAACGGCTCGGCCGGCTCGGCGACTCGCTGGTGATCGGCGGCGGCGACGGCCTGTGGAACGTCCACGTGCACGTGGACGACGCGGGCGCGGCCGTCGAGGCCGGCGTCGAGGCCGGCCGGCCCTACCGGATCCGGGTCACCCACTTCGCCGAGGCCGCCGCCCGCTCCGGGGAGCGCGAGGAGACCGTCTCGCACGGGCGGGCGGTGCTCAGCGTGGTCACCGGCAGCGGCCTGGCCCAGCTGTGCGGGCAGGCCGGGTCGGTGGTGCTGGAGGCCGACCCGGACCGGCCGCCGGTGAGCGCCGAACTGGTCGCCGCCGTGCACCGCTGCGGCGCCCGCGAGGTGGTGCTGCTGCTCAACGACCCCGAACTGCGCCCCGCCGCCGGCGCCGCCGCCGACCAGCTGCGCGAGGAGGGCGTCCGGATCGCCGTGCTGCCCACCCGCTCCCCGGTGCAGGGCCTGGCCGCGCTCGCCGTGCACGACGCCGGCCGGCGCTTCGACGAGGACGTGGTCGCGATGACCTCCGCGGCCGGCGCCACCCGGTACGCCGAACTGGCCGTCGCCGAGGGCGAGTCCTGGACGATGGCGGGCGTCTGCCAGGCCGGCGACGTGCTCGGCCTGATCGACGGCGACGTCGCGGTGATCGGCACCGACCTCACCGAGACCGCGCTGACCGTGCTCGACCGGATGATCGCGGCGAGCGGCGAACTGGTCACCCTGGTGCTCGGCGAGGAGGCCCCCGCCGGGCTCGCCGACCGGCTGATCGCGCACGCCCGGCGCACCCGTCCCGAGGTCGACACCGTCGCCTACCGGGGCGGCCAGGAGGCCGCCCCGCTGCTCATCGGGGTGGAGTGA
- the recG gene encoding ATP-dependent DNA helicase RecG, with amino-acid sequence MGALDEPLKDLVGDRTAKVLADSLHLRTVGDLLHHYPRRYVERGQLTSLDELEVDEHVTVLARIEKVTLIPFRGRKGDRLEVVVTDGRSKLSLVFFNQGWRQKDLRPGQQGLFAGKVGLFNRTRQLASPDYQLIDDEEGSSAAKQFAGRLIPVYPASAQMPSWKLSLCVEMALTKHLADVGEPLPAELRAEHGLIPLPEALELIHRPHGQADKERAQNRLRWDEAFVLQVALAQRRAADSALPAVPRRPVPGGVLDAFDARLPFTLTDGQRAVCAEIFADLATEHPMHRLLQGEVGSGKTLVALRAMLAVVDTGGQAVLLAPTEVLAQQHHRSITEMMGDLAEAGMIGGSEIGTRVALLTGSMGAAARRGALLDMASGKAGIVIGTHALIEDKVRFADLGLVVVDEQHRFGVEQRDALRAKGEQPPHLLVMTATPIPRTVAMTVFGDLETSVLDQLPSGRSPISTHVVPALEKPNFLVRAWERVREEVGKGHQAYVVCPRIGDEDEQPAKAGRKKRGDEPEEVGGGADGEERRPPLAVVETAEKLAKGPLAGLRVEILHGRLAPDAKDDVMRRFAAGEVDVLVATTVIEVGVNVPNSTAMVIMDADRFGVSQLHQLRGRVGRGSAAGLCLLVSDMPAASAARARLDAVAGTLDGFALSRIDLEQRREGDVLGQAQSGVKSSLKVLSVLEDEDVIAAARAEATRLVAADPGLAAHPELRTVLASLLDEERAEYLEKG; translated from the coding sequence ATGGGCGCTCTCGATGAACCTCTGAAGGACCTGGTCGGCGACCGCACCGCGAAGGTGCTGGCCGACAGCCTCCACCTGCGCACGGTCGGCGACCTGCTGCACCACTACCCGCGCCGGTACGTCGAGCGCGGCCAGCTCACCAGCCTGGACGAGCTGGAGGTGGACGAGCACGTCACCGTGCTGGCCCGGATCGAGAAGGTCACCCTGATCCCGTTCCGCGGCCGCAAGGGCGACCGGCTGGAGGTGGTGGTCACCGACGGCCGCTCGAAGCTCTCGCTGGTGTTCTTCAACCAGGGCTGGCGGCAGAAGGACCTCCGCCCCGGCCAGCAGGGGCTGTTCGCCGGCAAGGTCGGCCTGTTCAACCGCACCCGCCAACTCGCCTCGCCCGACTACCAGTTGATCGACGACGAGGAGGGCTCCTCGGCGGCGAAGCAGTTCGCCGGCCGGCTCATCCCGGTCTACCCGGCGAGCGCCCAGATGCCCAGCTGGAAGCTCTCGCTCTGCGTCGAGATGGCCCTCACCAAGCACCTCGCCGACGTCGGCGAACCGCTGCCCGCCGAACTGCGCGCCGAGCACGGCCTGATCCCGCTGCCCGAGGCGCTGGAGCTGATCCACCGCCCGCACGGCCAGGCCGACAAGGAGCGCGCCCAGAACCGGCTGCGCTGGGACGAGGCCTTCGTGCTCCAGGTCGCCCTCGCCCAGCGCCGGGCCGCCGACTCCGCGCTGCCCGCCGTCCCGCGCCGCCCCGTCCCCGGCGGGGTGCTGGACGCCTTCGACGCCCGGCTGCCGTTCACGCTCACCGACGGCCAGCGCGCGGTCTGCGCCGAGATCTTCGCCGACCTGGCCACCGAGCACCCGATGCACCGGCTGCTGCAGGGCGAGGTCGGCTCCGGCAAGACGCTGGTCGCGCTGCGCGCGATGCTCGCCGTGGTCGACACCGGCGGGCAGGCCGTGCTGCTCGCCCCCACCGAGGTGCTCGCCCAGCAGCACCACCGCTCGATCACCGAGATGATGGGCGACCTCGCCGAGGCCGGGATGATCGGCGGCTCCGAGATCGGCACCCGGGTCGCCCTGCTGACCGGCTCGATGGGCGCCGCCGCCCGGCGCGGCGCGCTGCTCGACATGGCCTCCGGCAAGGCCGGCATCGTGATCGGCACGCACGCCCTGATCGAGGACAAGGTGCGGTTCGCCGACCTCGGCCTGGTCGTCGTCGACGAGCAGCACCGCTTCGGCGTCGAGCAGCGCGACGCGCTGCGGGCCAAGGGCGAGCAGCCCCCGCACCTGCTGGTGATGACCGCCACGCCGATCCCGCGGACCGTCGCGATGACCGTCTTCGGCGACCTGGAGACCTCCGTCCTGGACCAGCTGCCGTCCGGCCGCTCGCCGATCTCCACCCACGTGGTGCCCGCCCTGGAGAAGCCGAACTTCCTGGTCCGGGCCTGGGAGCGGGTCCGCGAGGAGGTCGGCAAGGGCCACCAGGCGTACGTGGTCTGCCCGCGGATCGGGGACGAGGACGAGCAGCCCGCGAAGGCGGGCCGGAAGAAGCGCGGGGACGAGCCCGAGGAGGTCGGCGGGGGAGCGGACGGCGAGGAGCGCCGGCCGCCGCTGGCCGTGGTGGAGACCGCCGAGAAGCTCGCCAAGGGTCCGCTGGCCGGGCTGCGGGTGGAGATCCTGCACGGCCGGCTGGCGCCCGACGCCAAGGACGACGTGATGCGCCGGTTCGCGGCCGGGGAGGTGGACGTGCTGGTCGCCACCACCGTGATCGAGGTCGGCGTCAACGTCCCGAACTCCACCGCCATGGTGATCATGGACGCGGACCGGTTCGGCGTCTCCCAGCTGCACCAGCTCCGCGGCCGGGTCGGCCGCGGCTCCGCCGCCGGGCTCTGCCTGCTGGTCAGCGACATGCCCGCGGCCAGCGCCGCCCGGGCCCGGCTGGACGCGGTGGCCGGCACGCTGGACGGCTTCGCGCTCTCCCGGATCGACCTCGAACAGCGCCGCGAGGGCGACGTGCTCGGCCAGGCCCAGTCCGGCGTGAAGTCCTCGCTGAAGGTGCTCTCGGTGCTGGAGGACGAGGACGTCATCGCCGCCGCCCGGGCCGAGGCCACCCGGCTGGTCGCCGCCGACCCCGGACTGGCCGCCCACCCGGAGCTGCGCACCGTGCTGGCGAGCCTGCTCGACGAGGAGCGCGCGGAGTACCTGGAGAAGGGCTGA
- the rsmD gene encoding 16S rRNA (guanine(966)-N(2))-methyltransferase RsmD — MPRVIAGRAGGRPLAAPPGRNTRPTSDKAREAMFSTVEALSGPIAGARMLDLFAGSGAVGLEALSRGAAHALLVESDPGAVRTVRENVRTLGLPGAEVRAEKAEKVIASAPPATPYDLVFLDPPYAVEDAVLREMLVTLRSGGWLSEHVLVTVERSTRGGEFGWPDGFEPLRSRKYGEGTLWYGRAAVGADQDS, encoded by the coding sequence ATGCCTCGCGTGATCGCCGGCCGTGCCGGAGGCCGCCCGCTCGCCGCGCCGCCGGGACGGAACACCCGTCCGACCTCCGACAAGGCGCGGGAGGCGATGTTCTCCACCGTCGAGGCGCTGTCCGGCCCGATCGCCGGCGCCCGGATGCTCGACCTGTTCGCGGGCAGCGGCGCGGTCGGCCTGGAGGCGCTCTCCCGCGGGGCCGCGCACGCGCTGCTGGTGGAGTCCGACCCGGGCGCGGTGCGGACCGTCCGGGAGAACGTCCGGACGCTCGGCCTGCCGGGCGCCGAGGTGCGCGCGGAGAAGGCCGAGAAGGTGATCGCCAGCGCGCCCCCGGCCACCCCGTACGACCTGGTGTTCCTGGATCCGCCGTACGCGGTGGAGGACGCCGTGCTGCGGGAGATGCTGGTCACACTCCGCTCGGGGGGCTGGCTGTCCGAGCACGTTCTCGTCACCGTGGAACGCAGCACCCGGGGCGGCGAGTTCGGCTGGCCGGACGGTTTCGAGCCGCTGCGCTCGCGCAAGTACGGCGAGGGCACGCTCTGGTACGGTCGCGCCGCCGTCGGGGCTGATCAAGACTCGTAG
- the coaD gene encoding pantetheine-phosphate adenylyltransferase — MRRAVCPGSFDPITNGHLDIIERASKLYDVVHVAVLINRNKQGMFSIDERIALIAETTAHLGNIEVESHSGLLVDFCRERGIPAIIKGLRAAGDFDYELQMAQMNHGLTGVETLFVPTSPTYSFLSSSLVKEVASLGGDVSHLLPDTVHRRLIERIAERRG, encoded by the coding sequence ATGCGCCGCGCCGTCTGTCCGGGGTCCTTCGACCCCATCACCAACGGACACCTCGACATCATCGAGCGGGCCTCGAAGCTGTACGACGTGGTGCACGTGGCGGTGCTGATCAACCGCAACAAGCAGGGCATGTTCTCGATCGACGAGCGGATCGCGCTGATCGCCGAGACCACCGCGCACCTGGGCAACATCGAGGTCGAGTCGCACAGCGGCCTGCTGGTGGACTTCTGCCGCGAGCGCGGCATCCCGGCGATCATCAAGGGCCTGCGGGCGGCCGGCGACTTCGACTACGAGCTGCAGATGGCCCAGATGAACCACGGCCTGACCGGCGTCGAGACGCTGTTCGTGCCGACCTCGCCGACGTACAGCTTCCTCTCCTCCAGCCTGGTCAAGGAGGTCGCCTCGCTCGGCGGCGACGTCTCGCACCTGCTGCCCGACACGGTGCACCGCCGGCTGATCGAGCGGATCGCCGAACGCCGCGGCTGA
- a CDS encoding ATP synthase F0 subunit B, with amino-acid sequence MDVQQKLDEIIALVEKAKAMPMSSSCVVNRAELTGMLRDLREAMPAELAQAQSVVADHQQMVADARDQADRIIRGAHDERGSLISDTEVVRQSQSEADRILAEARSEVQAKRAEADDYVDSKLANFEVVLTKTLGAVGRGRQKLRGDSGVYEPEADGGEDGEEFRPRISPSPEADEYVDVKLATLEAVLSATLEAVGKGRDKLLGKAPIDELGAYLAAADEAQQLKDRAEAVAAGFADGAEPQQWYAEVPQQQSWPEQTPAAAGWQQPGEDPYARPQAPQYAEAYNSGYDPAAAPQADPYGQPYGHQQPVDPYYQQPQYQQPQGFDQWGNPLPADPYGYQQQPQAQLPQQQAGQQPGLDETSFFDTSMIDMTRLRELGGR; translated from the coding sequence GTGGACGTGCAGCAGAAACTCGACGAGATCATCGCCCTGGTCGAGAAGGCCAAGGCGATGCCGATGTCGTCGTCCTGCGTGGTCAACCGTGCCGAGTTGACCGGGATGCTCCGCGACCTGCGCGAGGCGATGCCCGCCGAACTCGCCCAGGCCCAGTCGGTGGTGGCCGACCACCAGCAGATGGTGGCCGACGCCCGGGACCAGGCCGACCGGATCATCCGCGGCGCGCACGACGAGCGCGGCTCGCTGATCTCCGACACCGAGGTGGTCCGGCAGTCCCAGTCCGAGGCCGACCGGATCCTCGCCGAGGCCCGCTCCGAGGTGCAGGCCAAGCGGGCCGAGGCCGACGACTACGTCGACTCCAAGCTGGCCAACTTCGAGGTCGTGCTCACCAAGACGCTCGGCGCGGTCGGCCGCGGCCGGCAGAAGCTGCGCGGCGACTCCGGCGTGTACGAGCCGGAGGCGGACGGCGGCGAGGACGGCGAGGAGTTCCGGCCGCGGATCAGCCCCAGCCCCGAGGCCGACGAGTACGTGGACGTGAAGCTGGCCACCCTGGAGGCGGTGCTCTCCGCCACCCTGGAGGCCGTCGGCAAGGGCCGCGACAAGCTGCTCGGCAAGGCCCCGATCGACGAACTGGGCGCCTACCTGGCCGCCGCCGACGAGGCCCAGCAGCTCAAGGACCGCGCCGAGGCGGTGGCGGCCGGCTTCGCCGACGGCGCCGAGCCGCAGCAGTGGTACGCCGAGGTGCCGCAGCAGCAGTCCTGGCCCGAGCAGACCCCGGCCGCGGCCGGCTGGCAGCAGCCCGGCGAGGACCCGTACGCCCGGCCGCAGGCCCCGCAGTACGCCGAGGCGTACAACAGCGGCTACGACCCGGCGGCCGCCCCGCAGGCCGACCCGTACGGCCAGCCCTACGGGCACCAGCAGCCGGTCGACCCGTACTACCAGCAGCCGCAGTACCAGCAGCCGCAGGGCTTCGACCAGTGGGGCAACCCGCTGCCCGCCGACCCGTACGGCTACCAGCAGCAGCCGCAGGCCCAGCTGCCCCAGCAGCAGGCCGGGCAGCAGCCCGGACTGGACGAGACCAGCTTCTTCGACACCAGCATGATCGACATGACCAGGCTGCGGGAGCTCGGCGGCCGCTGA
- a CDS encoding YceD family protein: protein MNRLDHRDPLVFDTHELGRRPGSLRKVSRTLEAPAELGIADVIGVPEKSEIALELRLESVVEGVLVTGTAEARVTGECSRCLEPVEDDLEVDFQELYYYPESEERHRAIAGDDFDEESEDETYRLEGDLFDLQPVLRDAVVLALPLQPVCQDDCLGLCSACGARLSDDPAHHHDAADPRWAALQGLSAAPGDEGDEE, encoded by the coding sequence TTGAACCGCCTCGACCACCGCGACCCGCTCGTGTTCGACACGCACGAGCTCGGCCGTCGCCCCGGATCGCTGCGCAAGGTGTCCCGCACCCTGGAGGCCCCGGCGGAGCTCGGCATCGCGGACGTCATCGGCGTCCCCGAGAAGAGCGAGATCGCGCTGGAGCTCCGCCTGGAGTCCGTGGTCGAGGGCGTGCTGGTCACCGGCACCGCCGAGGCCCGCGTCACCGGCGAGTGCTCGCGCTGCCTGGAGCCGGTGGAGGACGACCTGGAGGTCGACTTCCAGGAGCTCTACTACTACCCGGAGTCCGAGGAGCGGCACCGCGCGATCGCGGGGGACGACTTCGACGAGGAGTCCGAGGACGAGACTTACCGCCTGGAGGGCGACCTGTTCGACCTCCAGCCGGTGCTGCGTGACGCGGTGGTGCTCGCACTGCCGCTGCAGCCGGTGTGCCAGGACGACTGCCTGGGCCTGTGCTCCGCGTGCGGAGCGCGCCTGAGCGACGACCCGGCGCACCACCACGACGCCGCCGACCCCCGGTGGGCGGCTCTGCAGGGACTCTCCGCCGCCCCCGGCGACGAGGGTGACGAGGAATAA
- the rpmF gene encoding 50S ribosomal protein L32, which produces MAVPKRKMSRSNTRHRRSNWKAVVPALVACDRCHEPKLSHIACPSCGTYNRRQVLSV; this is translated from the coding sequence GTGGCTGTTCCGAAGCGGAAGATGTCGCGCAGCAACACGCGTCACCGCCGTTCCAACTGGAAGGCCGTCGTGCCCGCGCTCGTCGCGTGCGACCGCTGCCACGAGCCGAAGCTCTCGCACATCGCGTGCCCGAGCTGCGGCACGTACAACCGTCGCCAGGTCCTCTCGGTCTGA